A region of the Marmota flaviventris isolate mMarFla1 chromosome 3, mMarFla1.hap1, whole genome shotgun sequence genome:
GTCCCCTGCTCTGAACTACAAGTTCCCTGGTCTTTCCGGCAATGCTGATGATACCCTTTCCCGGAAGCTAGATGATCTGAGTCTCTCCAGGCAAGGAGCAAATTTTGCCAATGAAGAATTTTGGAAAGGGAGAGTAGAGCACGAAACCCCTGAAGACCCTGAAGAATGGGCTGAGCATGAAGATTACATGACACAGCTCCTCCTCAAGTTTGGTGATAAAAGCCTCTTTCAGCAGCAACCCAGTGAGATGGATATTAGAGCCAGTGAGCACTGGATATCTGATAACATGGTGAAAAACAAGACCGAGTTAAAGCAAAATCATCAGAGTCTTGCCAGTAAAAAATACCAGTCTGATATGTATTGGGCCCAGTCACAAGATGGACTGGGCGATTCTGCTTATGGTAGCCACCCAGGCCCTGCAAGCAGTAGGAGGCTCCAGGAACTGGACCTGGACCACGGTGCTTCAGGATATAATCATGACCAAACGCAGTGGTATGAAGATTCCCTGGAGTGTTTGTCAGACTTGAAACCAGAGCAAAGTGTTCGGGATTCTATGGATTCTTTGGCTTTGTCTAATATCACAGGTACGCATAGGGATTGTGGGCTATTTGAAAAAGTGGCCACTAAGATGTTTATTCAAAAACATTGCTGATCAGCACCAATAGGGGATATATTATTTAACACTCTGGACAAGCTGGATACAGTGGtatacacctctaatcccagtgacttgggaggctaaggcacgagtattgcaagtttgaggccagtctaagCAATTTGacaagatcctgtatcaaaagaaaaaaggggggctggggatatagctagtgGTAAagctgagttcaattctcaatacaaaaaattaaaaaaataaaacaaaaacacctttAACCCAGAGGAAGGAAGGCATTTCATTTAAATGTTGAACACTATATAGCCAAACAAGTATGTGTCTGTACGGGTAAGTGggcatgtataaaatatttttttaaccctGTCTTTTGAGATAGGTATTACCTGTTTTAAGGAGGAGAAAACTGGTTTATTTGAATAAGGGAGTCTACAACTGGATTGTGTCCAAGAGATTCTATACTATTAGATTGTGCtatatgaatttcaaaatattaaaatcagcCTGTGCACTTCATAAGCTTGTAATAGTCTTAAACATTTTTCCTGAATTGCCCTGTGGCAAGAGATAGCTCAGAACGATCTGAGCattctttttcctcatttaaaatgtTACCTTACTATTTTCAAAGCAAATTCATATTATCCATATTTTATCCTTAAAATAATCCTGAGTTGTACAGAGTGGATATTACTCCATTTTGCACAATAGGAAATTTAAATTAACAGAATGCTAAATGTCTAGTATTACATAGGTTCTAAAGGCAAGATTGGACCTAGGATCCAGCACATTGTCAACCTCATATTTGCAGCAAGTTTTTGGACACAGAAATATGGTCCTTGTGCAGCAAATTTTATAGGTTAATGATACACAGTCATTTCATAAAGGTGGTTTATTGCAAAACAACCAGGAAAGGCTCCAGTGGCTGCCCACTGCCAGAATGACCTGAGCCAGGCAGTGCAGTGACATGGACGATGAGAGGAAGCTACTCTCTGGCTTCTGTGGACTGCTCAGGGATGAGGCCTACAataaaggggagggaagaatggtGGGTGAGACTgtctgccaggccctgtgctaagtgttttgacattttaaatcaaaatcaGACTAATTTGATTCAATGTGAAGTGTTAGgagctgggggtgttgctcagtagtagagcatgtgcttagcatgtgcgaggccctgggtttcatccccagcaactcaaaaataaaattaaacatgttaggggcaagctgggcatggtggcacaaccTGTAATCTCAATAatgtgggagactgaggcaggaggattctaagtttgaggccagcctaggcaactggCAAGACctgctcaaaagaaaaaaaaaaaaaaaattagaggctGACATTCCTTGACAACAGACTGAAAAACAGGCTTCCTTTAAATAGTAGGGAGTTACATAGTCTCCAACTGACAACAGTCCACACCACTCCCTATTGTTAGTTAGTCTTGGTCCTGTTACAACAAAGGACATCCATCTCAATTGTgagaagtttttctttcttcttctttgttttttagcagggggtggggtggggtggggaggtgggtgccagggattgaactcggggacacttgaccacttagccacatccccaaccctatattatatttttatttagagacagggtctcaccgagttgcttagtgccttgcttttgctgaggctggctttgaactcacaatcctcctgcctcagcctcctgagctgctgggattataggcatgcaccaccacgcccagcagaaGTTTTAAAGTAAGATGGGGTTGGAAACAACACCttttgtggttcagaggtagagaagATTGGCTAAAAGTTGAGATCAGGGGTTGGACAGACCTTCTGTAATAGTCTAGGTAGTCTTTTTAGGCCAACCAAAGATAATATGTAAACAATCGGCATGCTATGTTCCAGTGAAAATATACACAAACAGGCTGTTGGGCTGTCATTTTCCAAACACCAGTCTAAAATGAGGAAGATTCCCATGATGGTGGCCATGTGGTTGCAAAGGAAGGAAATGATTTGAGAGATGTTCAAATAAGACAATTTGGCTTTAATGGATTGAGGAACAGAAGCTTCCACAGCTtatgttaaaaaacaaatgaagagcTGTTAAATTTTTGCTGCTTGTGCCATGTGCTAAAATAACGTTTGGCTCAAAACAGCAGAGCTCATAAGCGAGGTTGTTGCCCCTTGTATCATTAACAATATTTAGATTCTTTTCAAttgataaataatacatattgGTTTTCCGTAGTAGGAttgtttatttgcagtgctggggtcaaacccaggacctcagacCTGCTAGGCAagctgagctacaatccccatCCCCTTCCTAGTGGGTTTTAATCAAATATTGCAATTGTAAATCTTTGAAATGTTTGATTTCAATAGTGTATTTCTAATAATTATCAGAATATTAGGATTTTGAGAATCATATATTGTTTTGGCTCCTCTTCTAGGGGCTTCAGTGGATGGAGAAAGCAAGCCTAGGCCATCACTATATTCTCTACAAAACTTCGAGGAGATGGAGGCAGAAGACTGTGAGAAAATGAGCAATATGGGAACTCTGAACTCTTCCATGCTACATAGGAGTGCAGAGTCCTTAAAAAGTCTGAGTTCAGAGTTGTGTCCAGAAAAAATCATGCCTGAAGAGAAGCCAGTACATCTGCCAGTGCTCAGAAGATCCAAGTCTCAATCCAGACCACAGCAGGTCAAGTTTTCGGATGATGTCATCGACAATGGAAGCTATGACAACATTGAAATCCGGCAGCCTCCAATGAGTGAGAGGACTCGGAGGCGGGTTTACCATTTTGAAGAGAGGGGATCTAGGTCCCACCACCATCGCCGCAGGAGAAGTAGAAAATCCCGCTCTGATAATGCCCTGAATCTtgtcacagaaagaaaatattctcccAAAGACAGACTGCGGCTTTACACTCCTGATAATTATGAGAAATTTATACAGAATAAAAGTGCCCGGGAGATCCAAGCATACATCCAGAATGCTGATCTCTATGGACAGTATGCCCATGCCACATCTGATTACGCACTGCAGAACCCAGGAATGAACAGGTTTCTGGGGCTCTATGGTGAAGATGATGATTCCTGGTgttcctcctccacttcctcctccgaCTCAGAAGAAGAAGGGTATTTTCTTGGACAACCAATTCCTCAACCCCGGCCACAGAGATTTGCCTACTACACAGATGACCTTTCTAGTCCAACTTCTGCACTTCCTACACCTCAGTTTGGTCAGAGGACAACTaaatccaagaagaaaaaggGACACAAGGGCAAAAATTGTATCATTTCTTAACTGAGTAGCTGTGGAGATCAGTTGTTTAAAACTTAGCCATTAACCTTTGGAATcttatcttttttcttccataGGAAAGTTGCTAAAATAGTTTAAAGTGCTTTCTTCTCCCATGTAAATGAGAACCCTACTGCTGTTTACAGTGTCAGATTAACAGTTGAAAGGTGTGATTGCTCCAGTTTACCCTCCTTGGACGGTGCCAGGTTAACGTGACATGTGACATCGGTGCCTGTGGCAGGTGCATTACAGTTTCAAATAGCTGCTTTGGTCTCCAATCCACAAAAGAATACTCAAACTCTCGAGAGGTGACTGGACCGGGGTGTCCATTTAGAAGATGGAGAACTCCAGCCACCTTTGTAAAGCAATAGTGTTTGTCTTTATGTACATCAGGTTGGCTCAGGTCCTGACCAGTCTGTCTTGTTGTGAGGCATGCACTTGTCACAGTGACCTAGCTAATACTGTGCATCCTATTGTGTGAGGCCAACTTGTCCCCTTTCAGCCCTTATTAGCCAGGTAAACATTGTATTGTATTAGCTCCAGCTCcagattgaaaaagaaaattgctaTTTATAATGTAGTATTTCATAGACGTAAGTGTATTCCTAATTTAACGGTGCAAATATTAATGTATATACTGTACAGTTCAGATTTTAAAGCTGATATTTTTATATCCCTGAATTGCAAGATGTTTGTTACACTGCAGTGCTAGATTTATTAGAGAACCAGAAATAGCATTTATGGATGAAATGATTGCTTGTATTTTAGTCAGGGTTTATAAGTTTTAGatggttaaatttttattgccTAGTGAtggaaagtttaatttttttgattttcaatattaaaaaggCTCTGTATGCATGGTGGGGCTATGTAAATACTCTTTAAAACTATGGCCCTATTAATCTTACGAGTGTTATTTATGGGTCAAGCAatgtaaactgtataaatgtataaacaaacaaaaacccacataTACCCCTGGAATATATGGTAAAAACAAGTAGATGCTGTCTGGGTGAATGTTTTTCCCTGGGGGTCAGGTAGGGTGTCTTTCCCATTCTTGGCAAGGTGATGATTATCTCATGAGAAGAGTCTAGAACTACAAGGATCTGCTTTTCCTG
Encoded here:
- the Prickle1 gene encoding prickle-like protein 1, producing the protein MPLEMESKMSKLAFGCQRSSTSDDDSGCALEEYAWVPPGLRPEQIQLYFACLPEEKVPYVNSPGEKHRIKQLLYQLPPHDNEVRYCQSLSEEEKKELQVFSAQRKKEALGRGTIKLLSRAVMHAICEQCGLKINGGEVAVFASRAGPGVCWHPSCFVCFTCNELLVDLIYFYQDGKIHCGRHHAELLKPRCSACDEIIFADECTEAEGRHWHMKHFCCLECETILGGQRYIMKDGRPFCCGCFESLYAEYCETCGEHIGVDHAQMTYDGQHWHATEACFSCAQCKASLLGCPFLPKQGQIYCSKTCSLGEDVHASDSSDSAFQSARSRDSRRSVRMGKSSRSADQCRQSLLLSPALNYKFPGLSGNADDTLSRKLDDLSLSRQGANFANEEFWKGRVEHETPEDPEEWAEHEDYMTQLLLKFGDKSLFQQQPSEMDIRASEHWISDNMVKNKTELKQNHQSLASKKYQSDMYWAQSQDGLGDSAYGSHPGPASSRRLQELDLDHGASGYNHDQTQWYEDSLECLSDLKPEQSVRDSMDSLALSNITGASVDGESKPRPSLYSLQNFEEMEAEDCEKMSNMGTLNSSMLHRSAESLKSLSSELCPEKIMPEEKPVHLPVLRRSKSQSRPQQVKFSDDVIDNGSYDNIEIRQPPMSERTRRRVYHFEERGSRSHHHRRRRSRKSRSDNALNLVTERKYSPKDRLRLYTPDNYEKFIQNKSAREIQAYIQNADLYGQYAHATSDYALQNPGMNRFLGLYGEDDDSWCSSSTSSSDSEEEGYFLGQPIPQPRPQRFAYYTDDLSSPTSALPTPQFGQRTTKSKKKKGHKGKNCIIS